In Diachasmimorpha longicaudata isolate KC_UGA_2023 chromosome 4, iyDiaLong2, whole genome shotgun sequence, a single genomic region encodes these proteins:
- the LOC135161341 gene encoding activating signal cointegrator 1 complex subunit 2 homolog, whose product MKYLILLCILVGSAFGDGDHSELRFRRQAQRQAYHPPAQPSANYRPLNQAPGKIQQLLQFQQYREPIVNIPPQQPPNLGKGPGQPQLTNQAQVSQYKPNVQYGAAPQQPSYQNQAAAIAAQYRPQGQQQYNPQPQHGQPQYQG is encoded by the exons ATGAAGTACCTC ATTCTCTTGTGCATTTTGGTGGGATCAGCCTTCGGAGATGGGGATCACAGTGAAC tTCGATTTCGCAGACAAGCacagagacaagcatatcatcCACCAGCTCAGCCTTCGGCAAATTATCGGCCCTTGAATCAAGCACCGGGTAAGATTCAGCAGCTGCTCCAGTTTCAGCAGTACAGAGAGCCGATCGTTAACATCCCACCCCAGCAGCCTCCCAACCTGGGCAAGGGACCGGGTCAGCCCCAATTAACCAATCAGGCTCAGGTTTCCCAGTACAAGCCTAATGTTCAATATGGAGCGGCGCCGCAGCAGCCGTCTTACCAAAATCAAGCTGCTGCCATTGCAGCACAGTACAGACCACAGGGACAGCAGCAGTACAATCCACAGCCACAACACGGCCAACCTCAGTACCAGGGTTGA